In a genomic window of Wyeomyia smithii strain HCP4-BCI-WySm-NY-G18 chromosome 1, ASM2978416v1, whole genome shotgun sequence:
- the LOC129729068 gene encoding centrosomal and chromosomal factor-like: protein MAMAACYSNYELSAGSGISHQQQAQLHHIPVSTRLTSAAPMAQKDYSIPLHVDCSVEYELPNQAKPPVGARVEPLLMIHPCYFRKMESQRRSPFINNMPNSSRSSNSIVANVVDSSSMSRRSSKSSSQQTSQQPQQHVVVSSHQSSMHHHQNLQQQIDEYVQRQMAQRSQQAHYPVGASSQQQQQQQQSQHVQSQHHRHHSHQPPPQQQQIHQQSHVSSQQQSSNQYSLQSQQQQQQQLANTSDWSRYMGPDGVVRNYGKVNIANQTAYSNSNNNNNNSKSKAIKRCNTGMTQLAHTNAAGTGQQQQQPNLMPASCAAFNSNSSLEGGLPSGPRWDVEKTSMAAVPRDFQAGPESLPIKVNASLLASGNSSQTASSNNNNYQPSATMYRNPSVVGKRDAMLSGGCGVYSNSSNNNNNNTSINNSTELGLSTNGLWDSAALLEKSPMATIPRDYQAGPDHMSCGKMVGAGSAMLTSGHALLRSSNHHTSSSSNSINSSSSYQSEKVALFGKYRQHQRTSHRLHPYMMTGSMGGSFPPLMAPAFPQMQQVSCYNV from the coding sequence ATGGCAATGGCAGCATGTTATTCAAACTATGAGCTCTCGGCGGGTTCAGGAATCTCCCACCAGCAGCAAGCCCAGTTGCATCACATACCTGTGTCCACGAGGCTGACTAGCGCTGCACCTATGGCACAGAAGGACTATAGTATTCCGCTACATGTAGACTGCAGTGTGGAGTATGAATTACCAAATCAAGCCAAACCTCCAGTAGGAGCTCGGGTGGAACCGTTATTGATGATTCATCCCTGTTATTTTCGTAAAATGGAAAGTCAGCGACGCAGTCCATTTATAAATAATATGCCAAATTCATCCCGTAGTTCTAATTCAATTGTTGCCAATGTTGTTGATTCGTCATCGATGAGCCGGCGCAGCTCAAAATCTAGTTCACAGCAAACTTCGCAGCAGCCGCAGCAACATGTTGTAGTCTCTAGTCATCAAAGCAGTATGCATCATCATCAAAATCTACAGCAACAGATTGATGAATACGTACAGCGACAGATGGCTCAAAGGTCCCAACAGGCGCACTATCCTGTGGGAGCAAGCagtcaacagcagcagcaacaacaacagtcACAGCATGTTCAATCACAACATCATCGCCATCATTCGCATCAACCACCGCCACAGCAACAGCAAATCCATCAACAGTCACATGTATCCAGTCAACAACAATCCTCCAATCAATACAGTTTGCAAagtcagcagcagcaacaacagcaactaGCAAATACCTCAGACTGGAGCCGTTACATGGGCCCCGACGGGGTAGTTCGGAACTACGGAAAGGTCAATATAGCCAATCAAACTGCCTatagcaacagcaacaacaacaacaacaacagcaaatcAAAAGCTATTAAACGTTGTAATACGGGTATGACCCAGTTGGCGCACACAAATGCCGCCGGCACTGgtcagcaacaacagcagccgAATTTGATGCCGGCCAGCTGTGCTGCATTCAATAGTAACAGCAGTTTGGAGGGTGGCCTGCCATCCGGTCCTCGGTGGGACGTTGAAAAGACTTCAATGGCCGCTGTGCCTCGTGATTTTCAGGCTGGTCCCGAATCGTTACCGATCAAAGTGAATGCTAGTCTACTGGCGAGCGGAAATAGTTCCCAAACTGCCAGCAGTAACAATAATAACTATCAACCGTCGGCAACAATGTACCGAAATCCGTCGGTCGTTGGCAAACGTGATGCTATGCTTTCTGGAGGCTGTGGTGTATATAGTAATAGTagcaacaataataacaataacactAGTATCAATAACAGCACGGAACTGGGACTATCAACTAATGGTCTGTGGGACTCAGCGGCGCTTTTAGAGAAAAGTCCAATGGCTACGATACCACGTGACTATCAAGCTGGTCCAGATCACATGTCGTGTGGCAAAATGGTGGGCGCTGGCAGTGCCATGCTCACATCCGGCCATGCGTTGCTGCGAAGCAGCAATCATCACACCAGTTCCAGTAGCAATAGCATCAATAGCAGCAGTAGCTATCAGTCGGAAAAGGTTGCTCTGTTCGGCAAGTATCGACAGCACCAGAGGACATCCCATCGACTGCATCCCTACATGATGACCGGTTCGATGGGCGGTTCATTTCCGCCGCTGATGGCTCCAGCATTCCCTCAGATGCAGCAAGTGTCGTGTTACAATGTGTGA